From one Rubrobacter xylanophilus genomic stretch:
- a CDS encoding ferritin, translating to MTESAQTPMKAAVRDAIEEQVGHEFYAAYLYLSMAGSFEVANLPGFAHWMRQQSKEELEHAMKFFDFLLDRGERVQLPALDSPPATFRSPLDAFEQALEHEKRVTASIHSIYDLAVREGDYPAQVLLNWFVEEQVEEEKAASEAVERLKMAGEDSAAILMLDAEMGRR from the coding sequence ATGACGGAGAGCGCCCAGACCCCGATGAAGGCCGCGGTGCGGGACGCCATCGAGGAGCAGGTGGGGCACGAGTTCTACGCCGCCTACCTGTACCTCTCCATGGCCGGGTCCTTCGAGGTCGCCAACCTGCCGGGCTTCGCGCACTGGATGCGCCAGCAGAGCAAGGAGGAGCTGGAGCACGCGATGAAGTTCTTCGACTTCCTGCTGGACAGGGGGGAGCGGGTGCAGCTCCCGGCGCTGGACTCGCCCCCGGCCACCTTCCGCTCCCCGCTCGACGCCTTCGAGCAGGCCCTCGAACACGAGAAGCGGGTCACCGCCAGCATCCACTCCATCTACGACCTCGCCGTTCGGGAGGGGGATTACCCGGCGCAGGTGCTCCTGAACTGGTTCGTCGAGGAGCAGGTCGAGGAGGAGAAGGCCGCCTCCGAGGCCGTGGAGCGGCTCAAGATGGCCGGTGAGGACAGCGCCGCCATCCTCATGCTCGATGCCGAGATGGGCCGCAGATAG
- a CDS encoding HNH endonuclease produces the protein MGRCLTLNASYEPVALVPVKRAIVLVVTEKAEIVEANLERRFRSEKAEYPYPLVIRLVKYVEIPRRLRKHVTNTILFARDGYRCQYCGRHKSELGRRECLTRDHVKPISRGGGNGWDNVVTACTRCNARKGNRLPMECGMYPKSTPKEPRYVVMVWYSRGLNEVQRRYVEQFYGEPLAGEATA, from the coding sequence GTGGGGCGTTGTTTGACCCTCAATGCCAGCTACGAGCCCGTGGCGCTGGTTCCGGTCAAGCGGGCCATCGTTCTGGTTGTCACCGAGAAGGCCGAGATCGTCGAGGCCAACCTCGAGCGGCGTTTCCGATCCGAGAAGGCCGAGTATCCATATCCGCTGGTCATCCGGCTCGTGAAGTACGTGGAGATCCCGCGGCGGCTCCGGAAGCACGTCACCAACACCATCCTCTTCGCGCGGGACGGCTACCGCTGCCAGTACTGCGGGCGGCACAAGAGCGAGCTGGGCCGGCGGGAGTGCCTGACGCGGGACCACGTAAAGCCCATCTCGCGCGGCGGCGGCAACGGCTGGGACAACGTGGTCACCGCCTGCACGCGGTGCAACGCCCGCAAGGGGAATCGATTGCCGATGGAGTGCGGGATGTATCCGAAGAGCACCCCCAAGGAGCCGCGCTACGTGGTGATGGTGTGGTACTCGCGGGGGCTCAACGAGGTGCAGCGCCGCTACGTCGAGCAGTTCTACGGCGAGCCGCTCGCCGGCGAGGCCACCGCCTGA
- a CDS encoding DUF1611 domain-containing protein, whose amino-acid sequence MILRPRPRHRRYAILADGWFANRHAKTAHGLIRYGRDEVVCVVDSTLAGRRILEVMPHLERDAPIVGSVEEALELGPTSILVGLAPAGGRLPEEWVRSLRTASDAGLEIVSGLHERLAPRFPDRPVWDVREPPQEIPLFSGEAFRVEPKVVLTVGTDSAIGKMTATLELERAARRAGLRAEFAATGQTGVVIAGWGVCVDAVVADFAAGAAERLVLEAARSLPDLILVEGQGALGHPAYSGVTLSLLHGSCPDCLVLCAAPGGEAFAGVPRPSPARAARLYEEVAALVKPAPVVAVSLNTAGMTDEEAAAFAAAVSDETGLPAADPFRTSAGPILEAVLEAPKNPPPGCMKPI is encoded by the coding sequence GTGATCCTGCGCCCCAGGCCCCGCCACAGACGCTACGCAATCCTCGCCGACGGGTGGTTCGCCAACCGCCACGCCAAGACTGCCCACGGCCTCATCCGCTACGGCCGCGACGAGGTGGTCTGCGTCGTGGACTCCACCCTCGCCGGCCGCCGAATCCTGGAGGTGATGCCGCACCTGGAGCGCGACGCCCCGATCGTGGGCTCGGTGGAGGAGGCGCTAGAGCTCGGCCCGACCTCCATCCTCGTCGGGCTCGCCCCGGCGGGCGGGCGGTTGCCGGAGGAGTGGGTGCGCTCCCTGCGCACCGCCTCGGACGCCGGGCTGGAGATCGTCAGCGGGCTGCACGAGCGCCTGGCCCCGCGCTTCCCGGATCGTCCGGTCTGGGACGTCCGGGAACCCCCGCAGGAGATACCGCTGTTCTCCGGCGAGGCCTTCAGGGTGGAGCCCAAGGTCGTCCTCACGGTCGGGACCGACTCGGCCATCGGCAAGATGACCGCCACGCTGGAGCTCGAGCGCGCCGCCCGCCGGGCGGGCCTGCGGGCCGAGTTCGCCGCCACCGGACAGACCGGTGTGGTGATAGCCGGCTGGGGCGTCTGCGTGGACGCCGTGGTCGCCGACTTCGCCGCCGGGGCCGCCGAGCGGCTCGTCCTGGAGGCCGCCCGCTCCTTGCCCGATCTGATCCTGGTCGAGGGACAGGGGGCGTTGGGGCATCCGGCCTACTCTGGGGTGACCCTCTCCCTGCTGCACGGCTCCTGCCCCGATTGCCTGGTCCTCTGCGCCGCCCCCGGCGGCGAGGCCTTCGCCGGCGTACCCCGGCCCTCCCCGGCTCGCGCCGCCCGGCTCTACGAAGAGGTGGCCGCCCTCGTCAAGCCCGCACCCGTCGTCGCCGTGAGCCTCAACACCGCCGGCATGACCGACGAAGAAGCCGCAGCCTTCGCAGCCGCCGTCTCCGACGAGACCGGGCTGCCCGCCGCAGACCCCTTCCGCACCTCCGCCGGGCCGATCCTCGAGGCCGTGCTCGAGGCCCCCAAAAACCCGCCCCCGGGTTGCATGAAACCCATATGA
- a CDS encoding DUF58 domain-containing protein: MLRGLAVRPTSRGWQALVAGVAVLVVARLIGTTQFHQLAYLLLLLVVAALGLGVAVLRGIAFERRLPEEVRRITAGRPAGVGLVISNRSRLLWTPRLEVEDVLSRPESAALPPVAPGGQRRVRVAVAFPRRGVYRLGPATVRGADPFGLLVFSRVFREEDAVVVYPEVHRLRGFPVRGGEARTGSRGSRGGHGEEFAGLREYQRGDDRRHIHWKSLAKTGELFVKEFALQAPRSYTVALDLRRGGFRSPEAAVEDAVSAAASVLALLREEGLGFRLLCTDRAGSEVGPGQDERSYWQTMRVLAEVRADGGAELGELLLAGEPSSFGEGVILVCRHEEEGLRTAVRRLRDAGLDVVAVLVAEHTYRGGASRGREARFARFASGLGAAGARVLTVRHPEGVAGLEARGVV; the protein is encoded by the coding sequence GTGCTGCGGGGGCTCGCCGTCAGGCCCACCTCCCGGGGCTGGCAGGCCCTGGTCGCCGGGGTGGCGGTGCTCGTCGTGGCCCGCCTGATAGGCACCACCCAGTTCCACCAGCTGGCTTACCTGCTGCTGCTGCTCGTCGTGGCGGCTCTGGGGCTCGGGGTAGCGGTCCTCCGGGGGATCGCCTTCGAGCGCCGCCTGCCGGAGGAGGTCCGGAGGATCACGGCCGGGCGCCCCGCCGGGGTCGGGCTCGTGATCTCGAACCGCTCGCGCCTGCTGTGGACCCCGCGCCTGGAGGTCGAGGACGTGCTCTCCCGGCCGGAGAGCGCCGCTCTGCCGCCGGTCGCCCCCGGCGGGCAGCGGCGGGTTCGTGTCGCCGTCGCCTTCCCCCGCCGGGGGGTCTACCGGCTGGGGCCCGCCACCGTCCGCGGTGCGGATCCCTTCGGATTGCTGGTCTTCTCCCGCGTCTTCCGGGAGGAGGACGCGGTAGTGGTCTATCCGGAGGTGCATCGGCTCCGGGGCTTCCCCGTCCGCGGCGGGGAGGCACGGACCGGGAGCCGGGGCTCCCGCGGCGGGCACGGTGAGGAGTTCGCCGGCCTCAGGGAGTACCAGCGCGGGGACGACCGGCGTCACATCCACTGGAAGAGCCTGGCCAAGACCGGGGAGCTCTTCGTCAAGGAGTTCGCCCTGCAGGCCCCCCGGAGCTACACGGTGGCGCTGGACCTCCGGCGCGGCGGCTTCAGGAGCCCGGAGGCGGCGGTGGAGGACGCCGTCTCGGCCGCCGCTTCGGTCCTCGCCCTGCTGCGGGAGGAGGGGCTCGGCTTCCGCCTGCTGTGCACCGACCGGGCGGGCTCGGAGGTTGGGCCGGGCCAGGATGAACGGAGCTACTGGCAGACCATGAGGGTGCTGGCGGAGGTCCGGGCCGACGGGGGGGCGGAGCTCGGCGAGCTTTTGCTCGCCGGGGAGCCCTCCTCGTTCGGGGAGGGGGTGATCCTCGTCTGCCGCCACGAGGAGGAGGGCCTCCGGACGGCCGTCCGCCGGCTGCGGGACGCCGGGCTGGACGTGGTTGCCGTGCTCGTCGCGGAGCACACCTACCGGGGCGGGGCCTCCCGCGGGCGGGAGGCCCGCTTCGCGCGCTTCGCCTCCGGGCTCGGGGCCGCCGGGGCCCGGGTTCTTACGGTGCGCCATCCGGAGGGGGTGGCCGGGCTCGAGGCTCGGGGGGTCGTATGA
- a CDS encoding AAA family ATPase: MDYSGLSERAGRIVGNVERAVSGKREEISLTLVAMLAGGHVLIEDVPGVGKTLLAKSLARSLRAEFRRIQFTPDLLPSDVTGLNVYNQAEERFEFWAGPVFANVVLADEINRASPKTQSALLEAMEEGAVTVDGETRGLGRPFCVIATQNPIEHEGTYPLPHAELDRFMIKMELGYPDGEAEVELLRLSRDPASGLSPVVGLDEFVRMQRMVEQVHASEAVLRYVVSVTAATREHEEVALGASPRASRMLLAAAKARAAVSGRSYCTPDDVKALAPAVLAHRIIPSAASRSSGDGFGSDGVSGEIVREILSSVPVTEAV; encoded by the coding sequence TTGGACTACAGCGGCCTCTCCGAGAGGGCGGGAAGGATCGTCGGCAACGTCGAACGGGCCGTCTCCGGCAAGCGGGAGGAGATATCGCTCACGCTGGTGGCCATGCTCGCCGGGGGGCACGTCCTCATCGAGGACGTGCCCGGGGTGGGCAAGACGCTTTTGGCCAAGTCCCTGGCCCGCTCGCTCCGGGCCGAGTTCCGCAGGATACAGTTCACGCCGGATCTGCTGCCCTCCGACGTCACCGGCCTCAACGTCTACAACCAGGCCGAGGAGCGCTTCGAGTTCTGGGCCGGTCCCGTCTTCGCCAACGTGGTGCTGGCCGACGAGATAAACCGGGCCTCCCCCAAGACCCAGAGCGCGCTGCTGGAGGCGATGGAGGAGGGGGCGGTGACGGTGGACGGCGAGACCCGGGGGCTGGGGCGGCCCTTCTGCGTCATCGCCACCCAGAACCCCATCGAGCACGAGGGCACCTACCCGCTGCCCCACGCCGAGCTGGACCGCTTCATGATCAAGATGGAGCTCGGCTACCCCGACGGGGAGGCCGAGGTGGAGCTGCTGCGGCTCTCGCGCGATCCGGCCTCCGGGCTCTCGCCGGTGGTCGGTCTCGACGAGTTCGTGCGGATGCAGCGGATGGTGGAGCAGGTGCACGCGAGCGAGGCCGTTCTGCGCTACGTCGTCTCCGTCACCGCCGCCACCCGCGAGCACGAGGAGGTCGCCCTCGGGGCTTCGCCGCGGGCCAGCCGGATGCTGCTCGCGGCCGCCAAGGCCCGGGCGGCGGTCTCCGGGCGCTCGTACTGCACCCCGGACGACGTGAAGGCTCTGGCCCCAGCGGTGCTGGCGCACAGGATCATCCCCTCCGCCGCCTCCCGCTCTTCCGGCGACGGCTTCGGTTCCGACGGGGTGTCCGGGGAGATAGTCCGGGAGATACTCTCCTCGGTGCCGGTGACCGAGGCGGTCTAG